In the Cyanobacteria bacterium FACHB-DQ100 genome, CTGGCTGGCGACGGTTGCCCAATCAATATCGCCCTGGTAGGTCGAGACATCTATCCCTAATAAAGCCATAATTCAAACCTCTAAACCTTGCTACTGGGTACATTCACGATTGAAGGATTTAATTCCCCAAGTTTGCCTGAGATTAGTTGAAGATGCGATTAAATTGATTTACAAATCGGCGTTGCCTAATGGAGAGATGAATTAAGGTGACTCTCAATGCAGTGCCCTGAATGCCAATCCACTCATATTCGCAAGAATGGAAAACGCAAAGGCAAGCAAAATCATATTTG is a window encoding:
- a CDS encoding IS1 family transposase, whose amino-acid sequence is MQCPECQSTHIRKNGKRKGKQNHI